A single Montipora foliosa isolate CH-2021 chromosome 7, ASM3666993v2, whole genome shotgun sequence DNA region contains:
- the LOC138011826 gene encoding E3 ubiquitin-protein ligase TRIM71-like, protein MDIPKLLFNLREEASCPVCQDILRDPRYLPCLHSFCLHCLIKWHRASGGQVDLRCPKCQGRCRVPASGDLKDLPTSFFLSGFIDALAIKESDKTQVTCGNCDKKSSKTSYCFECCKFYCDECLIGHNIMRGYKDHRVLAVKDFQEKDYEVVVKRPVFCSRKGHEKEELKFFCKICPENSVCQTCVILDHAGHKVTLIQEEAEAQKIELAGLIQTPRDNLHAKVKMVTQIDEEYAQLVQRSEDMLRDVDVFVDNLMRMLQEERQNIKSAVENETKKSLENLTTKKTAIQQEIKEMESALEKAEKLLTQSSDAELVQLKKPLQTILERVVKPVERDPASLFELVFVENNKILETINSEGIGILKSPTDAKESGVEGKGLCEGTVGREAQFILTTRNAATKQCYNKNDNVTIDLRDERGQECITTSLVNDNKDGTYKIKYSPTSDGKINLSVKVNGQHIRGSPFPVLIKSFNVNPVLSFGKQGSHNGMFLCPRGVAVYSRDQIAVTSNHKVQIFDCKGNFLRSFGRLGSDKGQFQHPRGIAFGKDSNIFVADWGNHRIQIFNEEGRYLGMFGGTGSLDSQLKNPWGLSLDSNSNIIVSDWGNKFIKFFSPDGKFLRKIGGPSSLSGPARCVQSGDYLIVSDICDHSVKVFTQEGDYKYQFGTGGTRNGELVNPSCLSVTKSGHVLVCDKGNHRVQVFELNGKFVGKFGKEGSSLGEFKYPFSVALLSNGQIVVSDNDNHRIQIFHEP, encoded by the coding sequence ATGGATATCCCAAAGTTGCTTTTCAATCTTCGCGAAGAAGCCTCGTGTCCGGTGTGTCAAGACATCCTTAGAGATCCAAGATACCTTCCATGTTTGCACAGTTTCTGTCTGCACTGTTTGATCAAATGGCATCGAGCAAGTGGTGGTCAAGTTGATCTGAGGTGTCCGAAATGCCAAGGCCGCTGTAGAGTTCCTGCAAGCGGTGATTTGAAAGATCTTCCCACAAGCTTTTTTCTCAGCGGCTTCATCGATGCCCTAGCTATTAAAGAATCTGACAAGACGCAAGTAACATGCGGAAACTGCGATAAGAAAAGCTCTAAAACCTCGTACTGCTTCGAGTGTTGCAAGTTTTATTGTGATGAGTGTTTGATTGGGCACAACATCATGCGAGGCTACAAAGATCACCGCGTTCTGGCCGTGAAagattttcaagaaaaagaCTATGAGGTAGTAGTGAAACGACCCGTGTTTTGCTCAAGGAAGGGACATGAGAAAGAAGAGCTAAAGttcttttgcaaaatttgtCCCGAAAACTCAGTTTGTCAAACTTGTGTCATCTTAGATCACGCAGGACACAAAGTAACATTAATACAAGAGGAAGCCGAAGCTCAAAAGATCGAGTTAGCAGGTCTAATTCAAACGCCAAGAGACAACTTGCACGCAAAGGTGAAGATGGTCACTCAAATTGACGAGGAGTACGCTCAGCTTGTTCAACGAAGCGAAGACATGCTAAGAGACGTCGATGTTTTTGTTGATAACTTAATGAGAATGCTTCAAGAGGAAAGGCAAAATATCAAGTCAGCAGTGGAAAACGAAACCAAGAAATCGCTGGAGAATCTAACGACCAAAAAAACAGCAATTCAACAGGAAATTAAGGAGATGGAATCAGCGCTGGAAAAAGCCGAGAAACTTTTAACACAAAGCTCAGACGCCGAGTTGGTTCAACTAAAGAAACCATTGCAAACCATTCTAGAACGGGTAGTGAAGCCAGTTGAGCGCGATCCTGCAAGCCTGTTTGAATTAGTTTTCGTGGAAAATAACAAGATCCTGGAGACAATCAACAGCGAAGGCATTGGTATTTTGAAATCTCCAACTGATGCAAAGGAATCTGGTGTCGAAGGCAAAGGACTTTGTGAAGGAACTGTTGGGCGTGAAGCTCAATTCATTTTAACGACAAGAAACGCGGCTACAAAACAATGCTACAATAAGAATGACAATGTAACGATAGACTTGAGAGACGAGCGAGGGCAGGAATGCATAACCACATCTCTTGTTAATGATAACAAAGACGGGACCTACAAAATCAAGTATTCTCCTACATCTGACGGTAAAATCAATTTGTCAGTTAAGGTAAACGGGCAACATATTCGCGGTAGCCCTTTTCCTGTTTTAATTAAATCTTTCAATGTCAATCCTGTTTTATCTTTTGGAAAACAAGGCTCGCATAATGGAATGTTTCTTTGTCCTCGAGGGGTTGCAGTTTATTCTAGGGATCAAATCGCAGTCACTTCCAATCACAAGGTGCAGATATTTGACTGTAAGGGCAATTTTCTTAGATCCTTTGGTCGTCTTGGTAGCGACAAGGGACAGTTTCAACACCCTAGAGGAATAGCTTTTGGTAAAGATAGCAATATTTTTGTTGCAGACTGGGGAAACCATCGAATCCAAATTTTTAATGAGGAGGGGAGGTACTTGGGTATGTTTGGTGGGACAGGAAGCCTTGATAGCCAGCTTAAGAATCCTTGGGGTTTATCATTGGATTCCAATAGCAATATTATTGTTAGCGATTGgggaaacaaattcattaagTTCTTTTCCCCTGATGGAAAGTTTCTAAGAAAGATAGGTGGACCCAGTTCTCTTAGTGGTCCTGCTCGTTGTGTTCAATCTGGTGATTATCTCATTGTGTCAGACATTTGTGATCACAGTGTGAAAGTATTCACCCAGGAGGGGGACTATAAGTATCAGTTTGGCACAGGAGGGACGAGAAATGGAGAGCTCGTTAATCCCTCTTGTTTGTCAGTAACTAAATCAGGACATGTACTTGTCTGTGATAAGGGTAATCATAGAGTGCAAGTTTTTGAACTGAATGGTAAGTTTGTTGGTAAGTTTGGAAAAGAGGGCAGCAGCTTAGGAGAGTTTAAGTATCCATTCTCAGTAGCACTCCTCAGTAATGGCCAAATTGTTGTGTCTGACAATGATAATCATCGCATTCAAATATTTCATGAACCTTGA
- the LOC138011825 gene encoding E3 ubiquitin-protein ligase TRIM71-like, with protein MDIPKMLFNLREEASCPVCQEILRDPRYLPCLHSFCLHCLIDWHRASGGEVDFRCPKCQGRSRVPTSGDLKDLPTSFFLSGFIDALAIKESDKTQVTCGNCDKKSSKTSYCFECCKFYCDECLIGHNIIRSYKDHRVLAVKDFQEKDYEVVVKRPVFCSRKGHEKEELKFFCKICPENSVCQTCVTLNHAGHKVTLIHEEAEAQKIELAGLIQTPRDNLHAKVKMVSQIDEEYAQLVQRSEDTLRAVDVFVDNLMRRLQEESQNIKAAVENESKKSLESLTTKKTVIQEEIKKIELALEKAEKVLTKSTDAEVVQLKKPLQTILERVAQVKPVERDPENFFELVFVENNKILETINSEGIGLLKFPTDAKESVAEGKGLCEGTVGREAQFNLTTRNAAGEQCYNKNDNVTVDLRDERGQECMTTFLVNDRKDGTYKISYSPSFEGKCNLSVKVNGQHIRGSHFCVVVKSFNVKPVLSFGKQGWNDGMFSYPWGVAVNSRNEIAVTSQHKVQVFDCKGNFLRSFGRQGSDKGQFQNPKGIAFGKDRKIYVGDHENHRIQVFKEDGRYLSMFGGKGFLDSQLNYPRGLSLDSNGNIIVVDNGNKFIKIFSPDGMFLTKIGGPSSLSSPVHCVQSGDYLIVSDCGDHSVKVFTREGYYRYQIGTRGNGNGEFNNPYCLSVTKSGHLLVCDLNNHRVQVFELNGKFVGQFGKYGSNLGDFRHPSSVALLSNGQIVVSNYGNHRIQIFDEG; from the coding sequence ATGGATATCCCAAAGATGCTTTTCAATCTTCGCGAAGAAGCCTCGTGTCCGGTGTGTCAAGAAATCCTTAGAGATCCAAGATACCTCCCTTGTTTGCACAGTTTCTGTCTGCACTGTTTGATCGACTGGCATCGAGCGAGCGGCGGCGAAGTTGATTTCAGGTGTCCGAAATGCCAAGGCCGTAGTAGAGTTCCTACAAGCGGTGATTTGAAAGATCTTCCCACAAGCTTTTTTCTCAGCGGCTTTATCGATGCCTTAGCTATTAAAGAATCTGACAAGACGCAAGTAACATGCGGAAACTGCGACAAGAAAAGCTCTAAAACCTCGTACTGCTTCGAGTGTTGCAAGTTTTATTGTGATGAGTGTTTAATTGGGCACAACATCATTCGAAGCTACAAAGATCACCGCGTTCTGGCCGTGAAagattttcaagaaaaagaCTATGAGGTAGTAGTGAAACGACCCGTGTTTTGCTCAAGGAAGGGACATGAGAAAGAAGAGCTAAAGttcttttgcaaaatttgtCCCGAAAACTCAGTTTGTCAAACTTGTGTCACCTTGAATCACGCAGGACATAAGGTGACATTAATCCACGAGGAAGCCGAAGCTCAAAAGATCGAGTTAGCAGGTCTAATTCAAACGCCAAGAGACAACTTGCACGCAAAGGTGAAGATGGTCTCTCAAATTGACGAGGAGTACGCTCAGCTTGTTCAACGAAGCGAAGACACGCTAAGAGCCGTCGATGTTTTTGTTGATAACTTAATGAGGAGACTTCAAGAGGAAAGTCAAAATATCAAGGCAGCAGTGGAAAACGAATCCAAGAAATCACTGGAGAGTCTAACGACCAAAAAAACAGTGATTCAGGAAGAGATAAAGAAGATCGAATTAGCGCTGGAAAAAGCTGAGAAAGTTTTAACAAAAAGCACAGACGCCGAGGTGGTTCAGCTAAAGAAACCATTGCAAACCATCCTAGAACGGGTAGCACAAGTGAAGCCAGTTGAGCGCGACCCTGAAAACTTCTTTGAATTAGTTTTCGTGGAAAATAACAAGATCCTGGAGACAATCAACAGCGAAGGCATTGGTCTTTTGAAATTTCCAACTGATGCAAAGGAATCTGTTGCCGAAGGCAAAGGACTTTGTGAAGGAACTGTTGGGCGTGAAGCTCAATTCAATTTAACGACAAGAAACGCGGCTGGCGAACAATGTTATAATAAGAATGACAATGTAACGGTAGACTTGCGAGACGAGCGAGGGCAGGAATGCATGACCACATTTCTTGTTAATGACAGGAAAGACGGGACCTACAAAATCAGCTATTCTCCTTCATTTGAAGGGAAATGCAATTTGTCAGTTAAGGTAAACGGGCAACATATCCGCGGTAGCCATTTCTGTGTTGTAGTTAAATCTTTCAATGTCAAACCGGTTTTATCTTTTGGAAAACAAGGCTGGAATGATGGAATGTTTAGTTATCCTTGGGGGGTAGCAGTAAATTCCAGGAATGAAATCGCAGTCACTTCCCAGCACAAGGTGCAGGTATTTGACTGTAAGGGCAATTTTCTGAGATCCTTTGGTCGTCAGGGTAGCGACAAGGGACAGTTTCAAAACCCTAAAGGAATAGCTTTTGGTAAAGATAGAAAGATTTATGTCGGAGACCACGAGAACCATCGAATTCAAGTTTTTAAGGAGGATGGGAGGTACTTGAGTATGTTTGGTGGGAAAGGATTCCTTGATAGCCAGCTCAACTATCCTCGTGGTTTATCATTGGATTCCAATGGCAATATTATTGTGGTTGATAACGGGAACAAATTCATTAAGATATTTTCCCCTGATGGAATGTTTCTAACAAAGATAGGTGGACCCAGTTCTCTTAGTTCTCCTGTTCATTGTGTTCAGTCTGGTGATTATCTCATTGTGTCAGACTGTGGTGATCATAGTGTGAAAGTATTCACCCGGGAGGGGTACTATAGGTATCAGATTGGCACAAGAGGGAATGGGAATGGAGAGTTCAATAATCCCTATTGTTTGTCAGTGACTAAATCAGGACATTTACTTGTCTGTGATCTAAATAATCACAGAGTGCAAGTCTTTGAACTGAATGGTAAGTTTGTTGGTCAGTTTGGAAAATACGGCAGCAACTTAGGAGACTTTAGGCATCCATCATCAGTAGCGCTCCTCAGTAATGGCCAAATTGTTGTGTCTAACTATGGGAATCATCGCATTCAAATATTTGATGAAGGTTGA